In Corynebacterium matruchotii, a single genomic region encodes these proteins:
- a CDS encoding Rv0909 family putative TA system antitoxin, with translation MGTFDKAKDALKSELITDAVLDKAAAAAKSKLGQDKASQVDMARDFIDKKVGSE, from the coding sequence ATGGGTACCTTTGACAAAGCCAAGGATGCATTGAAATCTGAACTTATCACCGATGCGGTTTTGGATAAAGCCGCTGCCGCCGCCAAGAGCAAGCTTGGTCAGGACAAGGCGAGCCAGGTTGATATGGCTAGAGATTTTATTGACAAGAAGGTCGGCAGCGAATAA
- the secA2 gene encoding accessory Sec system translocase SecA2 — protein sequence MAGFDWFWKAMGGKQGRNQKRSLAIVDQAAARVAKLNARSDEDLVARAREITASGEVADAAEFLAILSIAATRTLGMTPFPVQLQAVLRLLEGDVIQMATGEGKTLVGAMANTGFGLMGKRVHSVTVNDYLAARDAEWMGPLVKFFGLTVAAVTESMTTDERRKAYKANIVYAPVNEIGFDVLRDQLITDRADAVQHGADVALIDEADSVLVDEALVPLVLAGNEPGTAPGGRITDLVRRLKKNQHYVVDEDGRNASLTDVGARLLERQLGIASLYDDEHVGSTLVQVNLALHAHALLTRDVHYIVRDGKVALIDASKGRVADLQRWPDGVQAAVEAKEGLAVTEGGRILDTITLQALMHRYPMVCGMTGTAVEATDQLRSFYDLRVSVIDRNEPLQRFDEADRVYATIRDKNRAIIDEIKAIHDTGQPVLVGTQDVAESEALAEALREYDIDVNVLNAKNDAEEARIIAEAGDIGRVTVSTQMAGRGTDIKLGGADENDHDAVVKLGGLAVIGTSRHRTARLDNQLRGRAGRQGDPGLALFFVSLEDDVVVVGGAGEEVTARPAADGSIESKRIRDWIEHCQRVTEGQLLEIHSQTWKYNKLLADQRDIIDKRRAELLDTDRAWQEIFERSARATLLDKELPRDTLVRAAREIMLYHLDLGWSDHLALMDDVRESIHLRAIARETPIDEFHRIAVREFKELAQRAVDNAVDTFNEVPIDADGAHLEEQGLARPSATWTYMVSDNPLAGSGNSLLRGIGNIFR from the coding sequence GTGGCTGGTTTCGACTGGTTTTGGAAAGCAATGGGCGGCAAACAGGGCCGCAATCAAAAACGCAGCTTGGCCATTGTGGACCAGGCCGCAGCCCGGGTGGCGAAACTAAACGCCCGTTCAGATGAGGATCTGGTAGCTCGGGCCCGGGAGATCACCGCATCGGGTGAGGTTGCGGACGCGGCAGAATTTTTGGCCATATTATCCATAGCCGCCACCAGAACCCTGGGGATGACCCCGTTTCCCGTGCAACTCCAGGCGGTGCTGCGCCTGCTGGAAGGCGACGTGATCCAAATGGCCACCGGTGAGGGCAAAACCCTGGTGGGAGCCATGGCAAACACCGGGTTCGGGCTGATGGGCAAGCGGGTGCATTCGGTCACCGTGAACGACTACCTGGCGGCCCGGGATGCGGAATGGATGGGTCCGCTGGTGAAATTTTTCGGCCTGACGGTGGCGGCGGTCACGGAGTCGATGACCACGGATGAGCGTCGAAAAGCATACAAAGCAAACATTGTGTACGCGCCTGTCAACGAAATCGGCTTCGACGTGCTACGCGACCAGCTCATCACCGACCGGGCAGATGCGGTCCAACACGGGGCGGACGTGGCGCTTATCGACGAGGCCGACTCGGTGCTAGTCGACGAGGCCCTGGTGCCCCTGGTGCTGGCTGGCAACGAGCCCGGAACCGCACCCGGCGGCCGAATCACGGACCTGGTGCGCAGGCTAAAGAAAAACCAGCATTATGTGGTGGACGAGGACGGGCGGAACGCCTCACTCACCGACGTGGGGGCGCGGCTGCTGGAACGCCAACTCGGCATTGCCTCACTCTACGATGACGAACACGTGGGCAGCACATTAGTGCAGGTCAACCTGGCACTGCACGCGCACGCGCTCCTCACCCGGGACGTGCACTACATCGTGCGGGACGGCAAAGTGGCACTTATCGACGCCTCCAAAGGCCGGGTGGCGGACCTCCAGCGGTGGCCCGATGGGGTACAAGCCGCCGTGGAAGCCAAGGAAGGCCTGGCCGTGACGGAGGGGGGCCGCATTCTCGACACCATCACCTTACAGGCCCTCATGCACCGATACCCCATGGTGTGCGGCATGACCGGCACCGCGGTGGAAGCCACAGACCAGCTCCGCAGTTTCTACGACCTGCGGGTTAGCGTGATCGACCGGAACGAACCACTGCAACGCTTCGACGAGGCAGACCGGGTGTACGCCACAATCCGGGATAAAAACCGGGCCATCATCGACGAAATCAAAGCCATCCATGACACGGGCCAGCCGGTGCTGGTCGGCACCCAAGACGTGGCGGAATCCGAAGCATTGGCCGAAGCCCTGCGGGAATACGACATCGACGTGAACGTGCTCAACGCGAAAAACGACGCGGAGGAAGCCCGAATCATCGCCGAAGCCGGGGACATTGGTCGGGTCACCGTCTCCACGCAAATGGCCGGTCGGGGCACCGACATTAAACTCGGCGGGGCGGACGAAAACGACCACGACGCGGTAGTGAAACTCGGCGGGCTTGCCGTGATCGGCACCTCCCGGCACCGCACCGCCCGGCTGGATAACCAACTGCGGGGTCGGGCCGGCCGGCAGGGGGATCCTGGGCTTGCCCTATTCTTCGTCTCCCTGGAAGACGATGTGGTAGTCGTGGGCGGCGCTGGGGAAGAAGTCACTGCCCGACCCGCGGCGGACGGCAGTATCGAATCGAAACGGATTCGGGACTGGATCGAACACTGCCAGCGGGTTACCGAAGGCCAACTGCTGGAAATCCACTCCCAAACCTGGAAATATAATAAACTCCTCGCCGACCAACGCGATATCATTGACAAACGCCGGGCGGAACTGCTCGACACCGACCGGGCCTGGCAGGAAATCTTCGAACGCTCCGCCCGCGCCACCTTATTAGACAAGGAGCTACCCCGCGACACCCTGGTGCGGGCGGCTCGGGAAATCATGCTCTACCACCTAGACCTTGGGTGGAGCGACCACCTGGCGCTCATGGATGATGTGCGGGAATCCATCCACCTGCGGGCCATTGCCCGGGAAACCCCCATCGACGAATTCCACCGGATCGCGGTACGCGAATTCAAAGAATTAGCACAGCGGGCGGTGGATAACGCCGTGGATACGTTTAACGAAGTACCAATCGACGCCGACGGGGCACATCTTGAGGAGCAAGGACTCGCGCGGCCGTCCGCAACCTGGACCTATATGGTGTCGGACAACCCGCTAGCTGGCTCGGGGAATTCGCTGCTCCGCGGCATTGGTAATATCTTCCGGTGA
- a CDS encoding bifunctional nuclease family protein, whose translation MTYHLVEYLQISEFPENQYCIVLRWIEKNRILPVWIDAADAFELLQHEAGVPTRRPRMVNVLIDLAAATAGGFKEVHIDSYFAGDYIASLVTNNGDELECRPSDAMGVAYLLNLPIMASEDVLSHASVFISEADLETWLGLYLTTDPVESHLEESASGDAAADADFSKLMESMGVSEADLLGSDDNPPKDSKE comes from the coding sequence ATGACCTACCATCTCGTTGAATACCTCCAAATTTCGGAATTCCCCGAAAACCAATATTGCATCGTGCTGCGGTGGATTGAGAAAAACCGAATACTACCCGTGTGGATCGACGCCGCCGATGCATTTGAACTGTTGCAACACGAGGCTGGGGTGCCAACGCGACGCCCACGCATGGTCAATGTTCTCATTGATTTGGCAGCTGCAACGGCGGGTGGGTTCAAGGAAGTTCACATCGATTCCTACTTTGCTGGTGACTACATTGCCAGCTTGGTTACCAATAATGGGGACGAACTTGAATGTCGCCCCAGCGACGCCATGGGGGTGGCATATTTACTAAATTTGCCGATCATGGCGAGTGAGGATGTGTTATCACATGCCAGCGTTTTTATTTCCGAAGCCGACCTGGAAACCTGGTTAGGCCTCTACCTCACCACGGATCCAGTCGAATCTCACCTTGAGGAGTCAGCATCCGGTGACGCGGCCGCCGATGCGGATTTTTCCAAGCTCATGGAGAGCATGGGAGTCAGCGAAGCGGATTTATTGGGTTCGGATGATAACCCCCCAAAAGATTCGAAAGAATAA
- a CDS encoding class I SAM-dependent methyltransferase, which translates to MNIPPVSRRHSPKFASDSHRLTSARAFTSGSNTYHDVRPSYPPDILRLLRPARRVLDVGAGTGKFTQLLCESPRFDQVYALDPSMDMLRTLVRFAPVPAWQATAEHTGCAAQLFDAVTCAQAWHWVDTKQASAELDRITTRDAQVLLVWNTLDVSVPWVHRLSRIMHSGDMLTQGFLPSVYKPWIITDQVHDRWEQELLPAQVHELTHTRSYWLRSNERIRARVTANLSWYLGEHLGYGPNDIVTLPYRLDGFVLSKIAQKLP; encoded by the coding sequence GTGAATATTCCTCCGGTCTCTCGCCGCCACAGCCCCAAATTCGCCAGCGACTCGCACCGACTCACCAGCGCCAGGGCGTTTACCAGCGGTTCTAACACATACCACGATGTGCGACCCAGTTACCCGCCTGACATCCTGCGTCTGCTACGGCCGGCGCGCCGGGTGCTTGATGTGGGGGCGGGGACCGGAAAATTCACGCAGTTATTATGCGAAAGCCCACGGTTCGACCAGGTTTATGCCCTCGACCCCAGTATGGACATGCTGCGCACGCTGGTGCGGTTTGCGCCGGTTCCGGCGTGGCAGGCGACCGCCGAGCATACCGGTTGCGCCGCGCAGCTTTTCGACGCCGTAACGTGCGCCCAAGCCTGGCATTGGGTGGATACGAAACAGGCTAGTGCGGAATTGGACCGCATCACCACCCGTGACGCCCAGGTGTTGTTGGTGTGGAACACTCTTGACGTGAGTGTGCCGTGGGTGCATAGGCTCAGCCGCATCATGCATTCGGGTGACATGCTCACCCAGGGGTTTCTTCCCTCGGTATATAAGCCGTGGATAATAACCGATCAGGTTCATGACAGATGGGAGCAGGAATTATTACCAGCTCAGGTTCACGAATTGACTCACACCCGGTCGTATTGGCTGCGGAGTAATGAGCGCATTCGCGCCCGGGTGACGGCTAATTTGTCCTGGTACTTGGGCGAGCATCTGGGGTATGGGCCCAATGACATAGTGACGTTACCGTATCGGTTGGATGGGTTTGTGCTGTCGAAAATAGCACAGAAATTACCTTAA
- the odhI gene encoding oxoglutarate dehydrogenase inhibitor Odhl yields the protein MSDNNDNQDVQVETTSVFRADLLKEMESGAAAPATGSDITPPAGAAILIVKRGPNAGARFLLDQETTTAGRHPESDIFLDDVTVSRRHAEFRLNDGTFEVVDVGSLNGTYVNREPRNSQVLSIGDEIQIGKFRLVFIAGPEN from the coding sequence ATGAGTGATAACAACGATAACCAGGATGTTCAGGTTGAGACCACATCCGTGTTTCGCGCTGATCTGCTGAAAGAAATGGAGAGCGGAGCGGCAGCACCCGCCACCGGTTCTGACATCACCCCACCAGCCGGCGCCGCCATTTTGATCGTGAAGCGGGGGCCGAACGCCGGCGCTAGGTTCTTACTGGATCAGGAAACCACCACCGCCGGCCGGCATCCCGAGTCGGACATTTTCCTCGACGACGTCACCGTGTCTCGCCGGCATGCTGAATTTCGGCTTAACGACGGAACTTTCGAAGTTGTGGATGTGGGATCCCTCAACGGCACCTATGTCAATAGGGAACCTCGCAACTCACAGGTGCTATCTATTGGTGATGAAATCCAAATCGGTAAGTTCCGACTAGTGTTCATTGCGGGTCCGGAAAACTGA
- the glpK gene encoding glycerol kinase GlpK — protein MFIAAIDQGTTSTRCVIFDADFSVVGVGQYEHEQIFPHKGWVEHDPVEIWDNVRLSVAAALAEANVAREDIAAVGITNQRETTVVWNRHTGKPVCHAIVWQDTRTTKLCEELAAAGGGADRWRETTGLLVNSYSSGPKLRWILDNVPHAREQAVAGDLLFGTMDTWLLWNLTGGAAGDQGKPAMHVTDVTNASRTLLMDIRSLQWDADICAELGIPMSMLPKICPSVGEFGQVRQRGVLAGVPIAGVLGDQQSAMFGQACFSPGEAKNTYGTGLFLLLNTGMEPKWSENGLITTVCYQIRGQRPVYALEGSVAIGGALVQWLRDNLGIIRDASEVEELALQVSDNGGVYIVPAFSGLFAPRWRPDARGVIVGLTRFANRCHLARAALEATAFQTKEVVDAMVADSGVPLTQLKVDGGMVRNNLLMQFQADVVCTDVVRPRLIETTALGAAFAAGLSVGLVQDLTQLRNQIRPEKTWSPRRMPQEVAMLYSEWNRAVERTYDWE, from the coding sequence ATGTTTATTGCTGCTATTGACCAGGGCACGACGTCGACTCGGTGCGTTATTTTTGATGCGGATTTTTCGGTGGTGGGGGTAGGCCAGTATGAGCATGAGCAGATTTTTCCGCATAAGGGGTGGGTGGAGCATGATCCGGTGGAGATTTGGGATAATGTGCGACTTAGTGTTGCGGCCGCATTGGCGGAGGCGAATGTGGCCCGGGAAGATATTGCTGCGGTGGGGATTACGAATCAGCGGGAAACGACGGTGGTGTGGAATCGGCATACGGGGAAGCCGGTGTGTCATGCGATTGTGTGGCAAGATACTCGGACGACGAAGTTGTGTGAGGAGTTGGCTGCCGCTGGTGGGGGCGCGGATCGGTGGCGGGAGACCACGGGGTTATTGGTGAATTCGTATTCGTCCGGCCCGAAGTTGCGGTGGATTTTAGATAATGTGCCGCACGCTAGGGAGCAGGCGGTGGCGGGGGATTTGCTGTTTGGGACGATGGACACCTGGTTGTTGTGGAATTTGACGGGTGGTGCGGCCGGCGACCAGGGGAAACCCGCAATGCATGTGACGGATGTGACGAATGCGTCGCGGACATTGCTGATGGATATCCGGTCGTTACAGTGGGATGCGGACATTTGTGCGGAGTTGGGGATTCCCATGAGCATGCTGCCGAAGATCTGCCCCAGTGTGGGGGAGTTCGGGCAGGTGCGGCAGCGGGGCGTGTTGGCCGGGGTGCCGATTGCGGGGGTGTTGGGGGATCAGCAGTCGGCAATGTTCGGGCAGGCGTGTTTTTCCCCGGGGGAGGCGAAAAACACGTACGGTACGGGCCTGTTTTTGTTGCTCAATACGGGAATGGAGCCGAAATGGAGTGAGAATGGGCTCATCACAACGGTGTGCTACCAGATTCGGGGGCAGCGGCCGGTGTATGCGTTGGAAGGGTCGGTGGCCATTGGTGGGGCGTTGGTGCAGTGGCTGCGGGATAACCTGGGGATTATTCGTGACGCCTCCGAGGTGGAGGAGTTAGCGTTGCAGGTGTCGGATAACGGTGGGGTGTATATTGTGCCGGCGTTTTCGGGGTTGTTTGCGCCTCGGTGGCGGCCGGATGCGCGGGGAGTGATTGTGGGATTGACGCGGTTTGCGAATAGGTGCCACTTGGCGCGGGCGGCGTTGGAGGCAACAGCGTTTCAAACGAAAGAGGTGGTGGATGCGATGGTGGCGGATTCCGGGGTGCCGCTTACCCAGTTGAAGGTTGATGGGGGAATGGTGCGGAATAATTTATTGATGCAGTTTCAGGCGGATGTGGTGTGCACGGATGTGGTGCGGCCGCGGCTGATTGAGACTACCGCATTGGGGGCGGCGTTCGCGGCCGGGTTGAGTGTGGGGTTGGTGCAGGATTTAACACAGTTACGGAATCAGATTCGGCCGGAAAAAACCTGGTCGCCCAGGCGGATGCCGCAAGAGGTTGCGATGTTATATTCGGAATGGAACCGAGCCGTGGAACGAACTTATGATTGGGAATGA
- a CDS encoding EamA family transporter: MPLTSKKNTAILFAILAAAFYALSAPASKYILATTTPTMMAAFLYLGAGSGMLLITLGHRITHTPNPADRLTRADLPYTIAMIVLDIAAPILLMLGIARTTAANASLLNNFEIVATSLIALVVFKEIISPASG; encoded by the coding sequence ATGCCTCTAACATCCAAGAAAAACACCGCCATCCTCTTCGCCATCCTGGCGGCAGCGTTCTACGCGCTCTCCGCCCCCGCCTCAAAATACATCCTGGCCACCACCACCCCCACCATGATGGCGGCCTTCCTCTACCTCGGCGCCGGCAGCGGCATGCTCCTCATCACCCTGGGCCACCGCATCACCCACACCCCCAACCCAGCCGACCGCCTCACCCGCGCCGACCTGCCCTACACCATCGCCATGATCGTGCTGGACATCGCCGCCCCCATCCTGCTCATGCTCGGCATCGCCCGCACCACCGCCGCCAACGCCTCCCTACTCAATAACTTCGAAATCGTCGCCACCTCCCTCATCGCCCTCGTGGTGTTCAAAGAAATCATTTCCCCCGCCTCTGGGTAG
- a CDS encoding alpha/beta fold hydrolase, translated as MHSMSVQLPSSAGHTMAGTIDMPDTEPVAYALFAHCFTGSRFTPAAARVSKTLAEQSIACLRFDFPGLGQSTGDFHETCFSENVADIISAHQWLADNYRTPQLLIGHSLGGAAALKAATSIKDLKAVATIGAPFDPAHAVLHFADRISEVDATGAVTLTLGGRDITISREFLEDLAETNPESYLPRLRRPLLILHSPIDQTVGIDNAQNIYRTTRYPKSLVTLNKADHLLTKPGTAAAAARMIATWSQQYLIPDTAPTAADVIPEGVAISRTTKAGRFTDVVRTGTHTLYTDRDKAHGGRNLGVAPTSLILTALAAATSQAIRVAANESRITTLDDVSVTVSRIVTESATIHLRREIALIGDQLTDTDRMELLAAANDNEIQAMLAHGIIIEDVQPA; from the coding sequence ATGCATTCGATGAGTGTTCAGCTGCCTAGTTCCGCCGGCCACACCATGGCCGGCACCATTGACATGCCCGACACCGAACCAGTCGCCTACGCCCTTTTTGCCCACTGTTTTACTGGCTCTCGGTTCACCCCCGCGGCGGCCCGGGTGAGTAAAACCCTCGCCGAGCAGTCCATTGCCTGCCTCCGGTTTGATTTTCCCGGCCTGGGCCAGTCCACAGGTGATTTTCATGAAACCTGTTTCAGTGAAAACGTGGCCGATATCATCAGCGCCCACCAGTGGCTTGCCGACAATTACCGCACCCCCCAGCTGCTCATCGGCCATTCCCTCGGCGGCGCCGCCGCGCTTAAGGCCGCAACCAGCATCAAGGATCTCAAGGCGGTGGCGACCATTGGTGCCCCATTTGATCCGGCCCACGCGGTCCTGCATTTTGCCGACCGGATCAGCGAGGTGGACGCCACCGGAGCAGTCACGCTCACCCTTGGGGGCCGCGACATCACGATTTCCCGGGAGTTCCTAGAGGACCTGGCCGAAACCAACCCCGAATCCTACCTGCCCCGCCTGCGGAGACCCTTGCTCATTCTGCACTCCCCCATCGACCAAACCGTGGGTATCGACAACGCCCAAAACATTTACCGCACCACCCGCTACCCCAAGTCCCTTGTCACGTTGAATAAGGCGGATCATCTCCTCACCAAACCGGGTACCGCCGCGGCGGCAGCCCGCATGATTGCCACCTGGTCACAGCAGTACCTCATCCCGGACACTGCCCCTACCGCTGCCGATGTGATCCCCGAGGGAGTGGCTATTTCCCGCACCACCAAGGCCGGCCGGTTTACCGACGTTGTCCGCACCGGCACCCACACGCTGTACACCGACCGGGATAAAGCCCATGGCGGCCGAAACCTAGGTGTGGCCCCCACCTCGCTTATTCTCACCGCGCTGGCCGCCGCCACCAGCCAGGCCATTCGGGTGGCCGCCAACGAATCCCGCATCACCACGTTGGATGATGTTTCTGTCACGGTTTCCCGCATTGTTACCGAATCCGCCACCATTCACCTGCGCCGCGAAATCGCCCTCATCGGTGACCAGCTCACCGACACCGACCGCATGGAACTCCTCGCCGCAGCCAACGATAATGAGATCCAGGCCATGCTCGCCCACGGCATCATCATTGAGGACGTGCAACCAGCATAA
- a CDS encoding MerR family transcriptional regulator, translating into MTNDHPIQESLFDMGGPDEALGYRVPIACQVAGITYRQLDYWARTKLVEPSIRTARGSGSQRLYSFKDILVLKIVKRLLDTGISLQNIRQAVDKLRDLGVEDLAEITLVSDGTTVYECRSAEEVIDLLGGGQGVFGIAVPGIMKELTGTISAFPSERVDQPATTDTTPESEVDELAARRRKSS; encoded by the coding sequence ATGACTAATGACCACCCCATTCAAGAATCACTCTTCGATATGGGAGGACCCGACGAAGCCCTCGGCTATCGAGTGCCCATAGCCTGCCAAGTCGCCGGCATCACCTACCGGCAACTCGACTACTGGGCCCGCACCAAACTCGTCGAACCTAGTATCCGCACCGCCCGCGGCTCCGGGTCGCAACGCCTCTACTCCTTTAAAGACATTTTGGTCCTAAAAATCGTCAAACGACTGTTAGACACCGGCATTTCCCTCCAAAACATTCGACAGGCCGTCGACAAGCTCCGGGACCTCGGCGTCGAAGACCTCGCCGAAATCACCCTCGTCTCTGACGGCACCACCGTTTACGAATGCCGCAGCGCCGAAGAAGTCATTGACCTGCTCGGCGGCGGACAAGGCGTGTTCGGCATTGCGGTGCCCGGCATCATGAAAGAACTCACCGGCACCATTTCCGCATTCCCCTCGGAACGAGTCGACCAACCCGCCACCACCGACACCACCCCAGAATCGGAGGTCGATGAACTCGCCGCTAGGCGTCGCAAAAGCTCCTAA
- a CDS encoding MerR family transcriptional regulator, which produces MSAIPQPTGPDPKPINIGEVLKLLTPEFPDITLSKIRYLESEGLVSPQRTSSGYRKYTNADVERLRYVLTIQQETYMPLKEIKKQLDAMDSRSVIPITKAATAQTIISPEKFRKPAITRLSDVEVAKKAGVELQFVIDLANVGIIGPDQSGFFTADDIQVVSTANALSEFGIDARHLKSVKNAASRQAGLISQVVTPLAKSNKDVAREQAEEMSRRMSALVVSLHAVLVKNELRNQSG; this is translated from the coding sequence ATGAGCGCAATCCCACAACCTACTGGGCCCGATCCCAAACCGATTAATATCGGTGAGGTACTCAAGCTGCTAACACCAGAATTCCCTGACATTACCCTGTCGAAAATCCGGTATCTGGAGTCGGAGGGGCTGGTGTCTCCCCAACGAACCAGTTCCGGCTACCGCAAATACACCAACGCGGATGTGGAGCGGCTGCGTTATGTCCTCACCATCCAGCAAGAAACCTATATGCCCCTCAAAGAAATCAAAAAGCAGCTGGATGCCATGGATTCCCGTTCAGTCATTCCCATCACTAAAGCCGCAACGGCCCAAACCATTATCAGCCCCGAAAAATTTCGAAAACCGGCTATCACCCGCCTAAGTGATGTGGAAGTCGCCAAGAAAGCGGGGGTAGAACTGCAATTTGTTATTGATTTGGCTAACGTAGGAATTATCGGACCGGATCAGTCAGGATTTTTCACCGCTGATGACATCCAAGTGGTGAGTACCGCTAATGCCTTGAGCGAATTTGGTATTGACGCCCGCCATTTAAAATCGGTGAAAAATGCTGCAAGCCGGCAGGCTGGTTTGATTTCCCAGGTTGTTACCCCCCTAGCCAAGTCCAACAAGGATGTGGCTAGAGAACAGGCCGAAGAAATGAGTCGGCGAATGTCAGCACTTGTAGTTTCCTTGCATGCGGTTCTGGTGAAGAATGAATTGCGTAACCAATCAGGTTAA
- a CDS encoding DMT family transporter produces the protein MCWGIENNCTNRLATKSSEQIVMVKGIFSGLGSLTVALIIANPIPPIATILATMILGFVAYGLSINFYILAQKDLGAAKTSGYYAIAPFLGVLFSMVLLRELPAWNFWLALAIMAAATYLMIKDSIGLQHTHEHGHTHTHPHSHISGGRIITHNHEHTHHHVHAHTHAAGTDPNSHDHDHEFLHAEHSHDDHTHEHPELLGL, from the coding sequence GTGTGCTGGGGCATAGAAAACAACTGCACCAACCGGCTCGCCACAAAATCCAGCGAACAAATCGTCATGGTCAAAGGAATTTTCTCCGGCCTCGGCAGCCTCACCGTAGCCCTCATCATCGCCAACCCCATCCCCCCAATCGCCACCATCCTGGCCACCATGATCCTCGGCTTCGTCGCCTACGGGCTCAGCATCAACTTCTATATCCTGGCGCAAAAAGACCTCGGGGCCGCAAAAACCTCCGGCTACTACGCTATCGCCCCCTTCCTCGGCGTGCTGTTCTCCATGGTGCTCCTGCGGGAACTACCGGCATGGAACTTTTGGCTGGCACTGGCAATCATGGCCGCAGCCACCTACCTCATGATAAAGGACTCCATCGGCCTACAACACACCCATGAACACGGGCACACCCACACCCATCCCCACAGCCACATCTCAGGAGGCCGAATCATCACCCATAATCACGAGCACACCCACCATCATGTTCACGCCCACACGCATGCTGCCGGCACCGACCCCAACAGCCACGATCACGACCATGAATTCCTCCACGCCGAACACTCACATGATGACCACACGCACGAACACCCCGAACTCTTAGGGCTATAA